GGACCAGCAGGAATAAAACTCAAATTATCAATTTGAGTTGGACAAACAATATCATTAAAATTCTCTTCTTCATTCAAATAATTACTTAGTCCGCTATTACCGTCGCATCCAAACATTTTACTCAACTTGGGTTTTCTCATGTCTGTTTCGACC
This genomic window from Marinifilum sp. JC120 contains:
- a CDS encoding tyrosine-protein kinase family protein, which produces MENLSVENQQMIISVQSVMPGEGKSFISANLAAILALNHRKVLLVETDMRKPKLSKMFGCDGNSGLSNYLNEEENFNDIVCPTQIDNLSFIPAGP